The Trichomycterus rosablanca isolate fTriRos1 chromosome 22, fTriRos1.hap1, whole genome shotgun sequence genome has a window encoding:
- the socs1a gene encoding suppressor of cytokine signaling 1a → MVAHSAVDDTSGTPAERRAPLPHPENQTHFRSFRSESDFKTIVDTMTMLEESGFYWGPMTVEEAHHKLKKEPIGTYLIRDSRQNDVFFTLSYRAPSGPVSVRINFQNSRFSLMGSKESFKSLFQLLEHYSSSVKKKSLLIPYRKERVRSLQDLCRKRIIESCGAQAIEQVPVNPVLKDFLRSFPHPL, encoded by the coding sequence ATGGTAGCGCACAGCGCCGTGGATGACACGTCAGGCACGCCAGCGGAACGCCGAGCACCGCTCCCACACCCCGAAAACCAAACCCATTTCCGCTCGTTCAGGAGCGAGAGCGACTTCAAGACCATCGTCGACACCATGACCATGCTGGAGGAGAGTGGATTCTATTGGGGCCCCATGACGGTCGAGGAGGCGCACCACAAGCTCAAAAAAGAACCCATCGGAACGTACTTGATCCGAGACAGTCGACAGAATGACGTTTTCTTTACTCTGAGCTACAGGGCGCCTTCGGGACCCGTTAGCGTCCGGATAAACTTTCAGAACTCACGTTTCAGCCTCATGGGGAGCAAGGAATCGTTCAAGTCGCTCTTCCAGCTGCTCGAACACTATTCCAGCTCGGTCAAGAAGAAGAGCCTGCTGATACCGTACAGAAAGGAACGCGTACGGTCGCTGCAGGACCTGTGCCGCAAACGGATTATCGAAAGCTGTGGAGCACAGGCTATCGAACAAGTTCCGGTCAATCCCGTCCTAAAGGACTTCCTCCGCTCTTTCCCGCACCCGCTCTAA